CGGACCCGCGACTCCCTCGGCACGCTGTCCAACGCCATCGCAAATGACCTTGCCGCAGCCCTCGGTACTGGCGTCCGCCCCGCACAACGGCGTGCGCCGGATCCGCAGGCCTATGAAGCCTATGAGCGCGGGCGGTTCTTCTTCCTCAGGGCGGATCCCGCCACGGCTCGCACCCTCTTCCAGCAGGCCATCCTGCGGGATTCGACGTTCGCACCCGCCTGGGCAGGGCTGGCGAGGGCCTGGGGCGAACTCGCGGATACCTGGGTCGCGCCCCTCATGGCTTTTCCCCGCGTCCGTGAAGCGGCCCATCGCGCGCTCGCCTTGGACTCGACCATCGCGAGCGCGTACGTAGCCCTGTGCGGCGTGGCCGTGGCCCTGGACCGAGACTGGGGGGAGTGTCTCCGCCTCGCCGAACGCGCCGTCGCCCTGGACTCCACGCTTCCGGATGCATGGGCGCAGCTGGGCTTTGCACTTGCAGCCCTGCGTCGGGGCCCCGAGGCGCTCCTGGCCGGCCGACATGCCTGGGCTCTCGACTCGCTGTCGGCTTACGTGGGGTTGTCCCTGCTTGGCTTGACCCGCGTTGTGGCGCCGGAGCGGACTCCGGCGGTGCTCGCGCTGGTGCGAGGAAGGCTGGATGCCAACTACGCAACAGCATGGGACGCTTGGATCGCCATCGAGCGAGGTGACTGCGCCACAGGCGACCGGCTGCTGCGTCCGTTGTCGGAGGATCACGGGCCCGGATCCTCAACCGCGTATGCCGTGGCGCTGGCGTGCCTCGGGCGCCGGGCTGAAGCCGACAGCGTCGTTCGGGCGGTCATCGCCGACACCGCGGGGGCCTACGTGAACCCCGTGTGGGTGGCCTGGGGGCTGCTGGCGCTGGACGACCGCGACGGCGCCATCCGGTGGCTCGAGCGCGGTGCGGAGGAGCGCACGGCTTGGGTGATGTGGATCCATCTCGACCCTGACCTCGCCCCGCTCCGCGGCGACCCGCGCTTCGTGGCGCTCGAGCGCCGGCTCGGCCTCGAGCCGTGAGCGACCCGAAGGTCGAGAAGCTCCATCAGCGCATCAAACTGGGCCGCGCGGTGGTTGCCTGGCTGCATACGCACTGGCGCTCGTGGGATCACGTCACAACTGGCACTCGCGCAGGGAGGGTCGATGCGCCACTCCATGATTCTGGTCCCCGCTATGTTCCTCGCAGCGACAGTCCGGGCCCAGGAGCCGGCACCCCATCCGATCTTCACGCGCCAGGAGGTCATGGTCCCGATGCGCGACGGCGTGCATCTCCAGACCGTGATCCTCACGCCGGTCGGCCAGAGCGGGCCGCTGCCCATCCTCCTGTTGCGCACGCCGTACGGGGTGCCCGACAGCGCGCCCAAGCAGATGCCACCGTACCTGCGGGAGCTGGCGCATGACGGCTACATCTTCGTGTTCCAGAACCTGCGGGGACGGTTCAAGTCGGAGGGCGTGTTCGCGCTGAGCTCGCGCGTCGATCTCGAGGACTCGACCGCCACGAGCGAGACGACAGACGCGTACGACACCATCGACTGGCTGGTCCACCACGTGGCCAACAACAACGGCAGAGTCGGCATGTTCGGGGTCTCGTACGACGGGCTGACGGCGGCATTGGCGCTGCTGCACCCCCATCCGGCTCTGAAGGCCATCAGTGAGCAGGCGGCCGATGTCGACCAGTGGATGAACGACGACATGCATCGTTACGGTGCGCTGCGCGAGAGCTACGCCTTCGAATACTCCGTGCTGGAGCAGGCGGACCGGAACCGGAACACCAACTTCGCGTTCGAGACGTACGACACCTACTCGTGGTACCTCGCCCTGGGACCGCTCTCCAACGTGAACGGCAGGTATCTGCACGGCACCATTCCCTTCTGGAACCAGGTCGTCGCTCACCCGGACTACGACGACTTCTGGAAGCACGAGGCGTGGGTGAGTCAGCTCCACGCTTCCACGGTGCCGAACCTGAACGTCGCCGGCTTCTTCGACCAGGAGGACCCGTGGGGGCCCTGGCAGATCTTCCGCCACGCCGCCGAGCACGACCCCGACCACACGGACTTCATGGTCGCCGGTCCCTGGTATCACGGCGAGTGGTGGTGGCCCAGAGGTGACAGCATCGGCCTGATCGCCCTCGGCGGTCACGAGACGGCGCGAGAGTTCCGCGAGAACCTCGAGGCGCCGTTCTTCCGCTACTACCTCCATGGCCGAGGCGAGAAGCCGAACTGGCGGGTGACGACCTTCCAGTCGGGCTCCAACCGGTGGCGCACCTACGCCGTGTGGCCGCCTGCGGAGGCCAGGCCGGAGAGCCTGTACCTGCACGCCGACGGCACGCTGTCGTTCGACAGGCCGCGGGCGGGGGAGCAGGGCCCGGGCTACCGCGAGTACCTGTCGGACCCGGCCAATCCCGTTCCGTACCGCCAGCGTCCCGTGTCGCCGACCTACCCGGGCGCCGATTGGCGGACGTGGGAGGTGGCGGACCAGCGGTTCGTGGACCAGCGGCCCGACGTCCTGACGTTCACCAGCGCTCCGCTCGATCACGATCTCACCATCACGGGCGAAGTGGCGGCCGACCTGTTCGCGTCCACCTCAGGCACGGATGCCGACTTCGTCGTGAAGCTGATCGACGTGTACCCGGAGGATGCCCAGCGGAACGCGTGGGGTCCCGACGGCGCTCCCGGGCCGGGCGAGTACGCGCGATCGACGAACGGCTACGAGCTGCCGATTGCGATGGAGATCCGCCGCGGGCGCTACAACGGGAGCTACGAGCATCCCGCGCCGCTGGTGCCCAACGCGCCGGTCGAATGGCGGATTCCCCTCCGCGACCGCGACCATGTGTTTCTGAAGGGGCACCGGCTGATGGTTCAGGTGCAGTCCACCTGGTTTCCGCTCATCGACCGGAATCCTCAGCAGTTCGTGCCGAGCATCTACCAGGCGACAGCGGCGGATTTCGTCACGGCCACGCAGCGTGTCTACTGCACTGCGGCGCTGCCCTCACACATCGTGCTCCCGGTCGTGCCCTGAGAGGCCCTTGGACGCGGTCAACGGGGGCGGGCCGCCGGCGCGAGATGCGCGAGCCACACGTCCACCCGGGAGTCGAACGTGACCAGCGCGACGCGCCGGCCGTCCTGCGATAGCGAAACGGAGCGAACCGCGCGTGGAATGATCCCGAGCGGCTCGACGCGCCCTGGGCCCGTCACACGATAGAGCGTGCCCTGGTCCTCCGATTCTTGGATCCAGACCACGATGGAACCGTCCGCCAGCCACCAACCCCTCGCTGTGGTCCCCGCGAACGCCGCCCATCGCGTCGGCGGCCTTTCGGGAAGCTGCGCGACGTCCAGATAGGCTGAGTCCTGGGAGATCGAGCCGAGCAATGCGAGTCGGCGCTCGTTGGGTGCGGGAATCAGCCCCGCGAGGGCCAATTCGTCCCGGAGCATCGGCAGGACCCGGGGACTCCGCTCGCCGCTCCGCCAGAGGTGCGCGCCCCGCCCTCCAGGCCACGCCCACGCGCCGTCCGACATCAGCCTGACCCCCCTGACGTCGGAGTCCGGCATCTCCACGGGGCTCTGCTGCCGGCCGGTTCGCACGTCCACG
The sequence above is drawn from the Gemmatimonadales bacterium genome and encodes:
- a CDS encoding CocE/NonD family hydrolase — its product is MVPMRDGVHLQTVILTPVGQSGPLPILLLRTPYGVPDSAPKQMPPYLRELAHDGYIFVFQNLRGRFKSEGVFALSSRVDLEDSTATSETTDAYDTIDWLVHHVANNNGRVGMFGVSYDGLTAALALLHPHPALKAISEQAADVDQWMNDDMHRYGALRESYAFEYSVLEQADRNRNTNFAFETYDTYSWYLALGPLSNVNGRYLHGTIPFWNQVVAHPDYDDFWKHEAWVSQLHASTVPNLNVAGFFDQEDPWGPWQIFRHAAEHDPDHTDFMVAGPWYHGEWWWPRGDSIGLIALGGHETAREFRENLEAPFFRYYLHGRGEKPNWRVTTFQSGSNRWRTYAVWPPAEARPESLYLHADGTLSFDRPRAGEQGPGYREYLSDPANPVPYRQRPVSPTYPGADWRTWEVADQRFVDQRPDVLTFTSAPLDHDLTITGEVAADLFASTSGTDADFVVKLIDVYPEDAQRNAWGPDGAPGPGEYARSTNGYELPIAMEIRRGRYNGSYEHPAPLVPNAPVEWRIPLRDRDHVFLKGHRLMVQVQSTWFPLIDRNPQQFVPSIYQATAADFVTATQRVYCTAALPSHIVLPVVP